The Streptomyces avermitilis MA-4680 = NBRC 14893 genome contains a region encoding:
- a CDS encoding VOC family protein — protein sequence MAETPPSTASDRNGAAFPEGVPCWVDAQLPDVEAGKRFYGELFGWTFEPAAGAEHGPADGPAPGSSVWAYLDGAPVAALAPKADGRMPTVWTVYFATPDAAALVGRIRTAGGQVINPPTPLAPFGTFALAADPEDAVFGLWQAGAHPGFGRRHEPGSFGWTELYARDTAAADSFYADLFHDALFGPGARPDFGRASVTDVFPAEMPPHFLVHFGVREGDDALEDAIRAVNRLGGRVQVPSFDASYGRVAVVTDNQGASFALLQR from the coding sequence ATGGCCGAAACCCCGCCATCCACCGCGTCCGACCGGAACGGTGCCGCCTTCCCCGAGGGCGTCCCCTGCTGGGTCGACGCCCAGCTGCCCGACGTCGAGGCGGGCAAGCGCTTCTACGGTGAGCTCTTCGGGTGGACCTTCGAGCCGGCGGCCGGGGCGGAACACGGCCCGGCGGACGGCCCGGCACCCGGCTCCTCCGTGTGGGCGTACCTGGACGGCGCCCCCGTCGCCGCACTCGCGCCCAAGGCGGACGGCCGGATGCCCACCGTCTGGACCGTGTACTTCGCGACGCCCGACGCCGCTGCCCTCGTGGGCCGCATCCGCACGGCCGGCGGCCAGGTGATCAACCCGCCGACCCCGCTGGCCCCCTTCGGCACCTTCGCCCTGGCCGCCGACCCGGAGGACGCCGTCTTCGGTCTCTGGCAGGCCGGTGCGCACCCCGGATTCGGCCGCCGTCACGAGCCCGGCTCCTTCGGCTGGACCGAGTTGTACGCCCGCGACACCGCCGCCGCCGACTCCTTCTACGCCGACCTCTTCCACGACGCCCTCTTCGGGCCCGGCGCCCGCCCCGATTTCGGCCGTGCTTCCGTCACCGACGTCTTTCCGGCCGAGATGCCGCCCCACTTCCTCGTCCACTTCGGTGTCCGGGAGGGTGACGACGCCTTGGAGGACGCCATCCGGGCGGTGAACCGGCTCGGCGGGCGCGTACAGGTGCCGTCCTTCGACGCGTCGTACGGACGTGTGGCCGTGGTCACGGACAATCAAGGGGCGTCGTTCGCACTGCTCCAGCGGTGA
- a CDS encoding TetR family transcriptional regulator, producing MTGQVRTVDGRVAGRRGQATRQKLLDCLSEMLSSSPYRDVKVIDVARKAGTSPATFYQYFPDVEGAVLEIAEQMAAEGAGLTELLEGRSWVGKAGWQTSQELVDGFLEFWRKNDAILRVVDLGAAEGDKRFYKIRMKILNSVNNSLSDSIAELQSKGRIDKDVNPAAIAGSLVAMLAAVASHQKGFQSWGVKQAELKPNLALLVHLGVTGKKPTK from the coding sequence ATGACAGGACAAGTGCGTACCGTCGACGGCCGTGTGGCGGGTCGGCGTGGGCAGGCGACCCGGCAGAAGCTGCTCGACTGCCTCAGCGAGATGCTCAGCTCATCGCCCTACCGGGACGTCAAAGTCATTGATGTCGCCCGGAAGGCGGGCACTTCACCCGCGACCTTCTACCAGTACTTCCCGGACGTCGAAGGCGCCGTCCTGGAGATCGCCGAGCAAATGGCCGCGGAAGGCGCCGGGTTGACCGAGCTGCTCGAAGGGCGCTCATGGGTCGGCAAGGCCGGCTGGCAGACATCACAGGAACTCGTCGACGGATTCCTGGAGTTCTGGCGCAAGAACGACGCGATCCTCAGGGTCGTCGATCTGGGTGCCGCCGAGGGCGACAAACGCTTCTACAAGATCCGCATGAAGATTCTCAACTCGGTGAACAACTCCCTTTCGGACTCCATCGCCGAACTCCAGTCCAAGGGCAGGATCGACAAGGACGTGAACCCGGCGGCGATCGCCGGTTCACTGGTCGCGATGCTCGCGGCGGTCGCCTCGCACCAGAAGGGCTTCCAGAGCTGGGGCGTCAAGCAGGCCGAACTCAAGCCGAACCTCGCCCTGTTGGTGCACCTCGGCGTCACGGGCAAGAAGCCGACGAAGTAG
- a CDS encoding nucleoside/nucleotide kinase family protein, translating to MTITDKNRLTGEADPRRTSLYGPPSMDALTERALHLARAGRALLGIVGEPGAGKSTFAEQLRARLEKERPGLAVTVSMDGFHLAQKVIEARGQAADKGTIDTFDADGFVALLRRTRAETGDTENTESTVWWPEFDRDLEDPVAGSIEVAPHHRLVIVDGNFLLSAQEPWRQVKGLLDETWFLDALPEPRRERLTRRYISYGFTPEAARAKTLGVDEDTSALIRSTVSRADLVIGEARESGGVSDC from the coding sequence ATGACGATCACCGACAAGAACCGCCTCACCGGGGAAGCCGACCCGCGCCGTACGTCGCTCTACGGGCCTCCGTCCATGGACGCCCTCACCGAGCGGGCCCTGCACCTGGCCCGGGCCGGGCGGGCACTGCTCGGCATCGTCGGAGAACCGGGCGCCGGCAAGTCCACGTTCGCCGAGCAGCTGCGGGCGCGGCTGGAGAAAGAGCGGCCGGGACTGGCCGTGACCGTGTCCATGGACGGATTCCACCTCGCCCAGAAGGTCATCGAGGCCCGGGGGCAGGCGGCCGACAAGGGCACGATCGACACCTTCGACGCCGACGGCTTCGTCGCCCTCCTGCGCCGTACGCGTGCCGAGACCGGAGACACCGAAAACACCGAAAGCACCGTCTGGTGGCCGGAGTTCGACCGCGACCTCGAGGACCCCGTGGCCGGGTCGATCGAGGTCGCGCCGCACCACCGGCTGGTCATCGTCGACGGCAACTTCCTGCTGTCCGCGCAGGAGCCCTGGCGGCAGGTGAAGGGCCTGCTGGACGAGACCTGGTTCCTGGACGCCCTCCCGGAGCCGAGGCGCGAGCGGCTCACCCGCCGCTACATCAGCTACGGCTTCACCCCGGAGGCCGCGCGCGCGAAGACCCTGGGAGTCGACGAGGACACCAGTGCCCTCATCCGCAGCACCGTCTCACGGGCCGATCTCGTCATCGGCGAGGCCAGGGAGAGCGGCGGGGTCAGCGACTGCTGA
- a CDS encoding nitroreductase family deazaflavin-dependent oxidoreductase → MPPGLRLLHRMSSSPAFARYAPRIIPAVDLTVHRLTRGRVQLSAQMLPGLVLTVRGARSGLPRRTPLACMPQEPDAWFVVGSNFGRPAHPAWTANLLAHPEEARISWRGRDIPVTARLLEGAERAEAWKRLLTFWPPYATYQARITREIRVFRLSSR, encoded by the coding sequence ATGCCCCCAGGCCTGCGGCTGTTGCACAGGATGTCCTCGTCCCCCGCCTTCGCCAGATACGCGCCGCGCATCATCCCCGCCGTGGACCTCACCGTGCACCGGCTGACCCGGGGGAGGGTGCAGCTCAGCGCGCAGATGCTGCCCGGCCTTGTCCTCACGGTCCGCGGCGCGAGGAGCGGACTGCCGCGTCGTACGCCGCTGGCGTGCATGCCGCAGGAGCCCGACGCCTGGTTCGTGGTCGGCTCCAACTTCGGTCGTCCGGCCCATCCGGCGTGGACGGCGAACCTGCTGGCCCACCCCGAAGAGGCCCGGATCAGCTGGCGCGGGCGAGACATTCCGGTGACGGCACGCCTGCTGGAGGGGGCGGAGCGGGCGGAGGCGTGGAAGCGGCTGCTCACGTTCTGGCCGCCGTACGCGACGTATCAGGCGCGCATCACCCGCGAGATCCGGGTCTTCCGCCTCAGCAGTCGCTGA
- a CDS encoding acyl-CoA dehydrogenase family protein gives MDARFTAEQDEIRRTVRELLLKRWGPEEVRAAVGAGAGYDPALWSALAEQLGLPGLALPEAYGGVGCAVTEVALACEESGRALAPSPLLATAVLAAPLLLALGTETQRAELLPRIAAGALTAALAVPGTALSLALGLVGDNRGNWAGGGRAGGVQARRAEDGWRLYGQVEQVLDGHSAGLLVVAAHAGGFARPRTLLFLVREGAAGLVRARQTSLDVSRPQARVQLRDVPAELLGDEHVDVADALMATGDAAAAVLATEAAGAADRALERTVDHVRQREQFGRAIGSFQAVKHRLADVYVQVQAARSAAYYAAWAAGTGPERAGQVGQVGRTERTERVGGLALAQALEALRTAAAEGIQLHGGIGFTWEHEAHLYFKRATGDELLFGPVHRLRAYAAERSGIFSLAGSEEVAV, from the coding sequence ATGGACGCCCGTTTCACCGCCGAACAGGACGAGATCCGCCGCACGGTGAGGGAGTTGCTGCTCAAACGCTGGGGCCCGGAGGAGGTCCGGGCGGCGGTGGGGGCCGGCGCCGGGTACGACCCCGCACTGTGGTCCGCCCTCGCCGAACAGCTCGGCCTGCCCGGCCTCGCCCTCCCCGAGGCCTACGGCGGTGTCGGGTGCGCCGTCACCGAAGTCGCCCTCGCCTGCGAGGAGTCGGGGCGGGCGCTGGCCCCCTCGCCGCTGCTCGCCACCGCCGTCCTCGCCGCCCCGCTCCTCCTCGCCCTCGGTACCGAGACGCAGCGCGCCGAACTGCTGCCCCGGATCGCGGCGGGCGCGCTGACCGCGGCCCTCGCCGTGCCGGGCACGGCACTCTCCCTCGCCCTCGGGCTCGTCGGCGACAACCGGGGGAACTGGGCCGGTGGCGGACGTGCGGGAGGAGTGCAGGCGCGGCGCGCCGAGGACGGGTGGCGGCTGTACGGGCAGGTGGAGCAGGTGCTGGACGGGCACAGCGCCGGGCTGCTCGTGGTGGCCGCGCACGCCGGGGGGTTCGCCCGCCCGAGGACCCTGCTGTTCCTCGTGCGGGAGGGGGCCGCGGGCCTGGTGCGCGCACGGCAGACCTCCCTGGACGTGAGCCGGCCGCAGGCGCGGGTCCAACTGCGGGACGTGCCAGCCGAGTTGCTCGGCGACGAGCACGTCGATGTGGCCGACGCGCTCATGGCGACGGGCGACGCGGCCGCCGCCGTACTCGCCACGGAGGCCGCGGGAGCCGCCGACCGGGCCCTGGAACGGACCGTCGACCATGTGCGGCAGCGGGAGCAGTTCGGGCGGGCGATCGGCTCCTTCCAGGCGGTGAAGCACCGGCTCGCGGACGTGTACGTGCAGGTGCAGGCGGCGAGGTCGGCCGCGTACTACGCCGCGTGGGCGGCCGGGACCGGCCCCGAGCGGGCCGGACAGGTGGGACAGGTGGGACGGACCGAGCGGACCGAGCGGGTCGGTGGGCTCGCCCTCGCCCAGGCCCTGGAAGCGCTGCGGACCGCCGCGGCCGAGGGCATCCAGCTGCACGGCGGCATCGGGTTCACCTGGGAGCACGAGGCGCATCTGTACTTCAAGCGGGCGACGGGGGACGAGCTGCTGTTCGGCCCGGTGCACCGGCTACGGGCATACGCGGCCGAGCGCTCGGGCATCTTCTCCCTGGCCGGATCCGAGGAGGTGGCCGTCTGA
- a CDS encoding thiolase C-terminal domain-containing protein, giving the protein MTPGKRKVAVVGVSLSDCGRVDDATPYALHAQAARRALADAGMDRSLVDGFASAGLGTLPPVEVAEYLGLRPTWVDSTAVGGATWEVMAAHATDAIAAGHANAVLLVYGSTARADIRAGRRTGTLSFGARGPLQFEVPYGHTLIAKYAMAARRHMHAYGTTLEQLASVAVQARANAALNPEAMFRDPITVDDVLSGPMIADPFTKLHCCIRSDGGAAVLLAAEEYVRDCRTPPVWVLGTGEHVSHTTMSEWPDFTVSPAAVSGRLAFGRAGIRPEEIDVAEIYDAFTYMTLVTLEDLGFCEKGEGGAFVEKGRLLVRGGELPVNTDGGGLSAQHPGMRGLFLLVEAVRQLRGEAAGRQARRPDGELPCLAVASGTGGWFCSSGTVVLGR; this is encoded by the coding sequence ATGACTCCGGGGAAGCGCAAGGTCGCCGTCGTGGGTGTCTCCCTCTCGGACTGCGGTCGCGTGGACGACGCGACGCCCTACGCCCTGCACGCCCAGGCCGCCAGGCGCGCGCTGGCGGACGCGGGGATGGACCGCTCGCTGGTCGACGGGTTCGCGTCGGCCGGCCTCGGCACCCTGCCACCGGTCGAGGTGGCCGAGTACCTGGGCCTGCGCCCCACCTGGGTCGACTCCACCGCCGTCGGCGGCGCCACCTGGGAGGTCATGGCGGCGCACGCGACGGACGCGATCGCGGCGGGTCACGCGAACGCGGTCCTGCTGGTCTACGGTTCCACGGCCCGCGCGGACATCAGGGCGGGCCGGCGTACCGGGACCCTCTCCTTCGGCGCCCGGGGTCCCCTCCAGTTCGAGGTCCCCTACGGCCACACGCTCATCGCCAAGTACGCGATGGCCGCGCGCCGCCACATGCACGCGTACGGCACGACACTCGAACAGCTCGCCTCGGTGGCCGTCCAGGCGCGGGCGAACGCGGCGCTGAACCCGGAGGCGATGTTCCGCGACCCGATCACGGTGGACGACGTCCTGTCCGGCCCGATGATCGCCGACCCCTTCACCAAGCTGCACTGCTGCATCCGCTCCGACGGCGGCGCGGCGGTCCTGCTGGCGGCCGAGGAGTACGTACGGGACTGCCGTACGCCACCGGTGTGGGTGCTCGGCACGGGCGAGCACGTCTCGCACACGACGATGTCCGAGTGGCCGGACTTCACCGTCTCCCCTGCGGCGGTGAGCGGACGCCTCGCCTTCGGCCGGGCGGGGATTCGGCCGGAGGAGATCGATGTGGCCGAGATCTACGACGCCTTCACCTACATGACCCTCGTGACCCTGGAGGATCTCGGTTTCTGCGAGAAGGGCGAGGGCGGGGCGTTCGTGGAGAAGGGGCGGCTGCTGGTGCGGGGCGGGGAACTGCCGGTGAACACGGACGGGGGCGGCCTTTCGGCCCAGCACCCCGGGATGCGCGGACTGTTTCTGCTGGTGGAGGCGGTGCGGCAGCTGCGCGGCGAGGCGGCGGGCCGTCAGGCGCGGCGCCCGGACGGCGAGCTGCCATGCCTGGCGGTCGCGTCCGGCACCGGCGGCTGGTTCTGCTCGTCGGGGACGGTGGTGCTGGGGCGGTAG
- a CDS encoding DUF397 domain-containing protein — MTELAWFKSSYSTDEGGACLEIATTPAAIHIRDSRHVTGPTLAVTPTTWTAFLRTVR, encoded by the coding sequence GTGACGGAACTTGCTTGGTTCAAGTCCAGCTACAGCACCGACGAAGGTGGCGCCTGCCTCGAAATAGCCACCACCCCCGCCGCCATCCACATCCGCGACTCAAGGCACGTCACCGGCCCCACCCTCGCCGTCACCCCCACCACCTGGACCGCCTTCCTCCGTACCGTCCGTTGA